In the Lates calcarifer isolate ASB-BC8 linkage group LG24, TLL_Latcal_v3, whole genome shotgun sequence genome, one interval contains:
- the topbp1 gene encoding LOW QUALITY PROTEIN: DNA topoisomerase 2-binding protein 1 (The sequence of the model RefSeq protein was modified relative to this genomic sequence to represent the inferred CDS: deleted 2 bases in 2 codons), whose amino-acid sequence MSKGDKEGFIVKFVESKGQKTEYAVKAYEAILELQSEKHLKTVDEDAVLQMDHKDKSLFVFSSFTSPAFLHCKKLGCRVVSPLVVLYCLQQQRCVPKAEKPVYNMAMADVTISCTSLEKATRAEVMDLVQLMGGRVYLDLNVSVTHLIAGEVGSKKYLVAASLGKPILLPTWVKACWEKSQDSLFRYTDLPIEDYLCPVLRGCTVCVTGLSSTERKEVQRLCEQHGANYTGQLKMNECTHLIVSEPTGQKYECARKWNVYCVSLHWLFDSIEKGFCQDESRYTVERNASKTTRPHTSTPTGTSKKEEGPSLLGLSHISVNASMTINDTALTNGTISRLEAPDPIDSLDLTTCPADDILDGCKLYLCGLPGKKLEKLRRLVNAAGGLRFNQPSEELTHVVMGELDPDLKNFVFKVTHRPHVVTVQWLLDSFTKGSLLPESGYFHPDCPPPAVASVSVSARHTSPSRPSLGPPAASPSTPRQKRAEEDLLSQYVDDDPTVVDMPPPATESNSRRSVSTVAEALPEPWAPNQTRGLEQDSTLQEASEAGLFVGKCFLLVGFGTEAETQLSQLVTEHGGRVLMGRTRVVADYAVVPLLGCSVEATVDEVVTDTWLAMCVEKECVLPLSSNPLFTPVPVLDGRLPLKDCVLSVSQFTGAERESLVELAKHLGANVQDYFVRLANQKKGMLASTHLVLQSPEGTKYQAAKKWGLPAVTMRWILESARTGQRAEEERFLVDLPPSPERDEESFVGGSQKPTMPPPARMSPEIPLLGLQSGKAVTPLDLGRFQSKVFRSVLDEMKPKEDISTPKQNQEGGRRNPLQKEPSLQLDTPSRFLSRDQLFRPSFNVKDALGALETPGGRSKPGERVETPLTDVINRNLKVALANSTRNQVSDMQAVSASPQLIKTTEKQAPEKETGPLTGVVICVGKKLSKMQSELNAIAASLGADFRWACDDTVTHYIYQGRVGDNTREYRGVKERGLHVVSQYWLQACAEEQRHVPESLYPFTYNPKMSLNLSQVPSCSQKSPPLTRTQLKDITEAKDNKSEHNTTEEATTPRRISDGSVDPEEMNDTTERSDISETLEMRENLHRQLQEIMSATKLTTGRRTSVRLSRMGSGGADSGPHTPDGSRVGRSSSRRTLEALRVSREAVMDINTEPSQSEQIVWDDPTAREERARLADNLQWPGSPSQHSETFVPPAPPTAENCPPFRDSMTDSELVEMAACDVIDQHMGQKVMTPPSLKKRENDILTPKAPSIAFPLANPPVAPEPQEEQEEEKQPPRFQLSSLSPQERIDYSHLIEELGGVVLDKQSFDPSCSHIIVGTPLRNEKYLAAMAAGKWILHRSYLEACRSVGRFIQEEEYEWGSSSILDALPSITSQQRRLALAAMRWRRALQGRSEHGGAFSGWTVMLNIDQNRESGFRRLLQSGGARVLPSPSPSLYKETTHLFADFSRLKPGDFRVDVSEATSQGVTCLKPEYIADYLMQEPTPPTELYNLTEAPPEETPGTPSRKRKAAADTSRLKKSRLN is encoded by the exons ATGTCCAAAGGAGACAAGGAAGGCTTCATTGTGAAGTTTGTGGAAAGTAaaggacaaaaaacagaatatgCTGTCAAGGCTTATGAG GCCATTTTGGAGCTGCAGTCTGAGAAACACTTGAAGACTGTCGATGAGGATGCAGTTTTACAGATGGACCATAAGGACAAGTCTCTTTTTGTGTTCAGCAGCTTCACCTCTCCAGCCTTTCTGCACTGCAAGAAG CTTGGCTGCCGAGTCGTGAGTCCACTGGTGGTATTGTACTgcctgcagcagcagcgttGTGTCCCCAAAGCAGAGAAGCCCGTCTATAACATGGCCATGGCTGACGTCACTATTTCTTGCACCAGCCTGGAGAAAGCAACACGG GCAGAGGTGATGGACCTGGTGCAACTCATGGGGGGACGGGTCTATCTTGACCTAAATGTATCCGTCACGCACCTGATAGCAGGAGAGGTTGGCAGCAAGAAATACCTGGTGGCTGCCAGCCTGGGTAAACCCATCCTGCTACCCACATGGGTCAAAGCCTGCTGGGAGAAATCTCAGGACAG TCTTTTCAGGTATACAGATCTACCCATTGAAGACTATCTGTGTCCTGTGTTGCGTggctgtactgtgtgtgtgactggccTCTCTAGCACAGAGCGCAAAGAAGTGCAGCGGCTCTGTGAGCAGCATGGAGCCAACTACACTGGTCAGCTCAAAATGAATGAGTGTACACACCTCATCGTTAGTGAACCAACAG GTCAGAAGTACGAGTGTGCTCGGAAGTGGAACGTGTATTGTGTGTCTTTGCACTGGCTGTTTGACAGCATAGAGAAGGGCTTTTGTCAGGATGAGAGCAGGTACACTGTGGAGCGCAATGCATCGAAGACCACTCGACCGCACACATCTACCCCTACAGGCACCAGCAAGAAGGAGG AGGGTCCATCTCTGTTGGGCTTGAGCCACATCTCTGTCAATGCTAGCATGACAATAAATGACACAGCCCTCACCAATGGCACCATCAGCCGCCTGGAGGCTCCAGACCCTATAGATAGCCTGGACCTCACCACCTGTCCAGCTGATGATATACTGGATGGCTGCAAG CTATATCTGTGTGGCCTCCCAGGGAAGAAACTGGAGAAGCTGCGGCGTCTTGTGAACGCTGCAGGAGGTCTGCGCTTCAACCAGCCCAGCGAGGAGCTCACACATGTGGTCATGGGAGAGCTGGATCCGGACCTCAAGAACTTTGTCTTTAAAGTGACTCATAG GCCCCATGTAGTGACAGTGCAGTGGCTGCTGGACAGTTTCACCAAAGGCAGTTTACTCCCAGAATCAGGCTACTTCCACCCTGACTGTCCGCCCCCAGCTGTggcctctgtttctgtgtcgGCCCGTCATACTTCCCCCTCCAGACCCTCACTTGGTCCCCCTGCGGCCAGTCCTAGCACTCCCCGGCAAAAGAGAGCAGAAGAGGATCTGCTTTCACAGTACGTGGATGATGACCCAACAGTAG TTGACATGCCACCACCAGCAACAGAGAGCAACAGCAGGAGGTCAGTGAGTACAGTTGCAGAGGCTCTGCCTGAACCCTGGGCACCAAACCAGACCAGAGGACTAGAGCAGGACTCAACCCTGCAGGAGGCCAGCGAGGCAGGGCTTTTTGTCGGGAAATGTTTCCTTCTTGTGGGCTTTGGCACTGAGGCAGAAACCCAGCTCTCTCAGCTGGTGACAGAACACGGAGGCAGGGTGCTGATGGGTCGTACACGGGTTGTGGCTGACTACGCCGTGGTGCCACTGTTGGGCTGTTCAGTGGAGGCCACAGTGGATGAGGTGGTCACTGATACCTGGCTG GCCATGTGTGTGGAGAAGGAGTGTGTTCTGCCGCTTTCCTCCAACCCTTTGTTCACCCCTGTTCCTGTGTTGGATGGACGTTTACCTCTCAAGGATTGCgttctctctgtcagtcagttcactggagcagagagagagtctTTGGTGGAGCTGGCCAAGCACCTTGGAGCCAA TGTTCAGGATTACTTTGTGCGCCTGGCCAACCAGAAGAAAGGGATGCTGGCCAGCACTCATCTGGTATTGCAGAGCCCCGAAGGCACAAAATACCAGGCAGCAAAGAAATGGGGACTTCCTGCTGTCACCATGCGCTGGATACTAGAGTCTGCCAGGACTGGCCAGAGAGCAGAAGAGGAACGATTCCTGGTTGACCTGCCACCTTCACCAG agagggatgaagagagtTTTGTCGGTGGTTCTCAGAAGCCGACCATGCCTCCTCCAGCTCGGATGTCTCCAGAGATCCCTTTGCTAGGTCTGCAGAGCGGAAAGGCCGTTACCCCGCTGGATTTAGGTCGCTTTCAGAGCAAAGTGTTTCGCTCTGTTTTGGATGAGATGAAGCCCAAAGAAGACATCAGCACCCCCAAACAAAACCAGGAGGGTGGAAGAAGAAACCCCCTTCAAAAGGAGCCCTCCTTGCAGCTGGACACTCCCTCCCGTTTCCTCAGCAGAGACCAGCTCTTCAGGCCCTCTTTTAATGTCAAG GATGCACTTGGAGCTTTGGAGACTCCAGGTGGGAGATCCAAGCCAGGAGAGAGGGTGGAGactccactgactgatgtcatcaACAGGAACCTGAAGGTTGCTCTGGCTAATAGCACCCGCAATCAAGTCTCAGATATGCAAGCAGTCTCAGCTAGCCCCCAGCTTATTAAAACCACTGAGAAGCAG GCTCCAGAAAAAGAAACTGGTCCCCTGACAGGCGTTGTTATTTGTGTGGGAAAGAAGCTGAGCAAAATGCAGAGTGAACTAAATGCTATTGCTGCCTCGCTTGGAGCCGACTTCAG GTGGGCTTGTGATGATACAGTGACACACTACATCTACCAGGGACGTGTGGGGGACAACACCCGGGAATACagaggagtgaaggagagaggactgCATGTGGTCTCTCAGTACTGGCTGCAGGCT TGTGCTGAGGAGCAGAGGCATGTCCCAGAGTCACTGTATCCTTTCACCTACAACCCCAAGATGAGCCTAAACCTGAGCCAGGTGCCCAGCTGCTCTCAGAAATCTCCACCTTTAACACGAACACAACTCAAAGACATCACTGAGGCAAAGGACAACAAA TCTGAGCACAATACCACAGAGGAAGCTACAACCCCACGTCGTATAAGTGATGGAAGTGTGGATCCAGAGGAGATGAATGATACTACAGAAAGGAGTG acatttcagagactctggagatgAGAGAGAACTTGCATAGACAGCTCCAGGAGATCATGTCAGCCACTAAGCTGACGACAGGGAGGCGTACCTCAGTCAGACTCAGCAGGATGGGGTCTGGAGGTGCCGATTCAGGGCCCCACACACCTGACGGGAGCCGAGTTGGACGTAGCAGTAGCAGACGTACTCTAGAAGCTCTGAG AGTCTCCAGAGAAGCAGTCATGGACATAAACACAGAGCCATCCCAGAGTGAGCAGATAGTTTGGGATGACCCTACAGccagggaggagagggccaggctGGCTGACAATTTACAGTGGCCTGGCAGTCCCTCACAGCATTCAGAG ACCTTCGTACCACCAGCTCCCCCCACTGCAGAAAACTGCCCCCCGTTCAGGGACTCCATGACAGACTCTGAGCTGGTGGAGATGG cCGCTTGTGATGTCATTGACCAGCACATGGGTCAGAAAGTCATGACTCCTCCATCActgaaaaagagggaaaatgacaTCCTCACTCCTAAAGCCCCCAGCATCGCCTTTCCTCTCGCCAACCCCCCAGTAGCACCAGAGCCACAG GAggaacaagaggaagaaaagcagcCACCCAGATTTCAGCTATCCTCCCTCAGCCCTCAGGAACGCATTGATTACAGTCACCTCATAGAGGAGCTTG GTGGTGTAGTCCTGGACAAGCAGTCTTTTGACCCCAGCTGCTCCCACATCATCGTAGGGACTCCTCTGCGCAACGAGAAGTACCTGGCAGCGATGGCAGCTGGCAAATGGATCCTGCACCGCTCGTATCTGGAGGCCTGCCGATCTGTGGGTCGCTTCATCCAG GAGGAGGAGTATGAGTGGGGCAGTAGCTCCATCCTGGATGCATTGCCCTCCATCACCTCCCAACAGAGGAGACTGGCATTGGCTGCCATGCGCTGGAGGAGAGCCCTACAGGGACGCTCTGAACACGGG ggtgCCTTCAGTGGATGGACAGTCATGCTGAACATCGACCAGAACAGAGAATCAGGCTTTAGGCGGTTACTGCAGTCTGGTGGAGCGAGG GTCCTGCCCAGCCCCTCCCCATCCTTATACAAAGAAACCACTCACCTGTTTGCAGACTTCAGTCGGCTGAAGCCTGGAGACTTCAGAGTC GATGTATCAGAGGCCACCTCCCAAGGAGTCACCTGCTTGAAGCCAGAGTACATCGCAGACTACCTCATGCAG